A genomic segment from Lignipirellula cremea encodes:
- the hflX gene encoding GTPase HflX codes for MHELDRSQSVHSEAAILVRVTLEDDRVLGDPLEELQGLAETAGAEVVGRLVQRRGKPDMTTYLGKGKVEELKFLVDAHDADLVVFDNDLSPAQIRNLERALEVKVLDRTELILDIFATHAQTFESRLAVELAQLEYSLPRLKRMWTHLSRIKHGVGMRGPGEKQLEEDRRLVEKRISDLKRELKTIEDRKERQVSGRRSHRTVSLVGYTNAGKSTLMNQLTDAKVLAEDKLFATLDTRTRRWQLPNWGPVLLSDTVGFIRDLPHALIASFKATLEEARQADLLLHVADASNPAVYDQIAAVYLVLKEMGIEEKDTLLVLNKIDQIENLQRLDGILNRYPNAVPISAFTGLGLERLAGQVSDALSRGFVEVEIETAIDNGKLLAYLAEHGEVFSRRFDDTHMVIHCRLPEKNLGRIDPKTVVVRPYVSDDAEVEEDDPVLAELLAAERARAVTNEDAAAEDAVPQDTAEDVMTDEADAANPDQDEHVA; via the coding sequence GTGCATGAACTTGATCGATCGCAAAGCGTTCACAGCGAAGCTGCCATTCTGGTCCGCGTTACCTTGGAAGACGATCGCGTTCTGGGCGATCCGCTCGAGGAGCTGCAGGGATTGGCCGAAACGGCAGGCGCCGAGGTGGTCGGTCGCCTGGTCCAGCGACGCGGCAAACCCGACATGACGACCTACCTGGGCAAAGGGAAGGTCGAAGAACTCAAATTCCTGGTCGACGCCCACGACGCCGATCTGGTGGTGTTTGACAACGATCTGTCTCCCGCCCAGATCCGTAACCTGGAGCGAGCGCTCGAGGTCAAGGTGCTCGACCGCACCGAACTGATTCTCGATATTTTCGCCACGCACGCCCAGACCTTTGAGTCCCGCCTGGCCGTGGAGTTGGCGCAGCTGGAGTACTCGCTGCCTCGCCTGAAACGGATGTGGACGCACTTGTCGCGAATCAAGCATGGCGTCGGTATGCGCGGCCCGGGTGAAAAACAGCTGGAAGAGGATCGCCGCCTTGTTGAGAAGCGAATCTCCGATCTGAAACGAGAGCTCAAAACGATCGAGGATCGGAAAGAGCGGCAAGTGTCGGGCCGGCGGTCGCATCGCACGGTGTCGCTGGTCGGTTACACCAACGCTGGCAAAAGCACGCTGATGAATCAGCTGACCGACGCCAAAGTGTTGGCGGAAGACAAGCTGTTCGCCACGCTCGATACCCGTACGCGTCGCTGGCAGTTGCCGAACTGGGGGCCCGTGCTGCTCAGCGACACGGTCGGTTTCATCCGCGACCTGCCGCACGCTTTGATCGCCAGCTTCAAGGCCACGCTGGAGGAAGCCCGCCAGGCGGACTTGCTGTTGCATGTGGCCGACGCCAGCAACCCGGCGGTCTACGACCAGATTGCGGCCGTTTACCTGGTGCTCAAAGAGATGGGCATCGAGGAAAAAGATACGCTGCTGGTGCTGAACAAGATCGACCAGATCGAGAACCTGCAGCGGCTGGACGGCATTTTGAACCGCTATCCCAACGCCGTGCCGATTAGCGCCTTTACCGGCCTGGGGCTGGAGCGACTGGCGGGGCAGGTCAGCGATGCGCTCAGCCGCGGCTTTGTCGAAGTAGAGATTGAAACGGCCATCGACAACGGCAAGCTGCTGGCCTACCTGGCCGAGCATGGCGAGGTCTTCTCGCGGCGGTTCGACGACACGCACATGGTGATCCACTGTCGGCTGCCCGAGAAGAATCTGGGCCGGATCGATCCCAAAACGGTCGTCGTTCGCCCTTATGTGTCCGACGACGCGGAAGTCGAAGAAGACGACCCCGTGCTGGCCGAACTGCTGGCGGCCGAACGGGCGCGAGCCGTGACAAACGAAGATGCGGCGGCGGAAGACGCCGTTCCGCAAGATACGGCAGAAGACGTCATGACGGACGAAGCGGACGCGGCCAATCCTGACCAGGACGAGCACGTCGCCTGA
- a CDS encoding C2 family cysteine protease, whose product MQKPARAIRPYEKRSPLGVEPLEARELFTVSSAGINNDKTLVIRADSFSTSAEIRQVGSNLVLKEGSKSWSFAASKVNTLHFSGGASNDKVINYTSKNFTAYGYGGNDYFSSRGSGADYFVGGDGNDSLYGNDGNDKLYGGAGNDLLSGGAGNDLVSGNDGNDEVYGGLGNDILYGGLGNDMLSGNEGNDKLYGDAGNDTMYGGDGDDYLWGQDGDDLLLGGNGNDQLMGGYGNDQLNGGAGADKMWGEYGNDVLIAIDNGTTDYVEGGSGADTLWVDKGSSRDSVYGLTSSDQLQEVKSFANGADKTLNGDRITDPKVAAAGEKYRTFSDNPLFSTSGPQTTDVRQGSLGDCYLLAGLGAIAKDSPQAIRSSVVDFNDGTYGVRLGDKFYRVDNDLVVKTSTSTTPAYAKLGAQNSMWVAVVEKAYAHYRTGANSFASIEGGWSVELNRAFGSTTAGAKSIQSYTSATALANDIANRVKAGQAVTIGFTGEKKVGKGPAPIITGHQYTVMSVKVVNGAVASITLRNPWGTDGGGSKDSNPNDGLITVTPAQLLAYVGNVNWGKV is encoded by the coding sequence ATGCAGAAGCCCGCCCGGGCGATTCGCCCTTACGAAAAGCGCTCGCCGCTGGGGGTGGAACCGCTGGAGGCTCGCGAGCTGTTTACGGTTTCTTCGGCCGGCATCAACAACGACAAAACGCTGGTGATCCGGGCCGACAGTTTCTCCACCTCGGCCGAGATCCGCCAGGTAGGCTCCAACCTGGTGCTCAAGGAAGGCTCCAAGAGCTGGTCGTTCGCTGCGAGCAAGGTCAACACGCTCCATTTCAGCGGCGGAGCCAGCAACGACAAGGTCATTAACTACACCAGCAAGAACTTCACCGCCTATGGCTATGGCGGGAACGATTACTTCTCCAGCCGTGGGTCGGGCGCCGATTACTTTGTCGGCGGCGACGGCAACGACAGCCTGTATGGCAACGACGGGAACGACAAGCTCTACGGCGGCGCCGGAAACGATCTCCTCAGCGGCGGCGCCGGCAATGATCTGGTCAGCGGGAACGACGGCAACGACGAAGTCTACGGCGGTCTCGGCAATGACATCCTGTACGGCGGCCTGGGCAACGACATGCTCAGCGGCAACGAAGGGAACGACAAACTCTACGGCGACGCCGGCAACGATACGATGTACGGCGGCGACGGCGACGATTACCTGTGGGGGCAGGACGGCGACGACCTGCTGCTGGGCGGCAATGGGAACGACCAGCTGATGGGCGGCTACGGCAACGATCAACTCAACGGCGGCGCCGGAGCCGATAAAATGTGGGGCGAATACGGCAACGACGTCCTGATCGCCATCGACAACGGAACGACCGACTACGTCGAAGGCGGCAGCGGGGCGGATACGCTGTGGGTCGACAAAGGCTCCAGCCGCGATTCGGTCTACGGCCTGACGTCGAGCGATCAACTCCAGGAAGTAAAGAGCTTCGCCAACGGCGCCGACAAAACGCTCAACGGCGATCGCATCACCGATCCCAAGGTCGCTGCGGCGGGAGAAAAGTACCGCACCTTCAGCGACAACCCGTTGTTCTCCACCAGCGGTCCCCAGACGACCGACGTCCGCCAGGGCTCGCTGGGCGACTGCTATCTGCTGGCCGGCCTGGGCGCCATCGCCAAGGACAGCCCCCAGGCAATCCGCAGCAGCGTTGTGGATTTCAACGACGGCACATATGGGGTGCGACTGGGCGACAAGTTCTACCGGGTCGACAACGATCTGGTCGTTAAAACTTCGACCAGCACGACGCCGGCCTACGCCAAACTGGGAGCCCAGAACAGCATGTGGGTGGCGGTCGTGGAGAAAGCGTACGCTCATTACCGCACTGGAGCCAATTCTTTCGCTTCGATCGAGGGAGGCTGGTCCGTGGAGCTGAACCGGGCGTTCGGATCCACGACGGCCGGCGCCAAGAGCATCCAGAGCTATACCAGCGCCACCGCGCTTGCGAACGATATCGCCAACCGCGTCAAAGCGGGCCAGGCGGTGACCATCGGCTTCACCGGCGAGAAGAAGGTCGGCAAAGGACCCGCTCCGATTATCACGGGCCATCAATACACCGTGATGTCGGTGAAGGTCGTCAACGGCGCCGTCGCCTCGATTACCTTGCGTAATCCGTGGGGGACCGACGGCGGCGGCTCGAAAGATTCCAACCCCAACGACGGCCTGATCACGGTCACCCCGGCCCAGTTGCTGGCGTATGTGGGCAATGTGAACTGGGGCAAGGTGTAA
- the serC gene encoding 3-phosphoserine/phosphohydroxythreonine transaminase, whose amino-acid sequence MSTEVQRVFNFSAGPAVLPEPVLEQIQAEMLSLPGVGCSLLEISHRSKEFLAIHEAAKADLTELLGIPSNYKILFLQGGSRLQFSMIPMNLLGKDQTADYLITGSWSKYALAEAEKEGKINVAWDGKADNYSRLPAPGEATLNDDAAYAYYASNETIQGVQFPTEPVTKAPLVCDASSDFMCRPLPIDQYGILYACAQKNAGPAGVTVLIIRDDLLERSRDELPGYLNFKLHAENDSLWNTPPTFGIYVVGLVAKWLKNEVGGLDKMLERNRLKSSMLYDVIDNSNGFYEGHAQPDCRSLMNVTFRLPNETLEKAFNDESEKQQLASLKGHRSVGGIRASIYNAMPVEGVEALAQFMRDFASRNG is encoded by the coding sequence ATGTCGACTGAAGTGCAGCGTGTGTTTAACTTTTCCGCCGGTCCTGCGGTTCTGCCGGAGCCCGTTCTGGAACAAATCCAGGCCGAGATGCTCTCCCTCCCGGGAGTGGGTTGCTCCCTGCTGGAAATCAGCCACCGCAGCAAAGAATTCCTCGCCATTCATGAGGCCGCCAAAGCCGATCTGACCGAGCTATTGGGCATCCCCAGCAACTACAAAATCCTGTTCCTGCAGGGCGGGTCGCGGCTGCAGTTCTCCATGATCCCGATGAACCTGCTGGGCAAAGACCAGACGGCCGACTACCTGATCACCGGCTCCTGGTCGAAATACGCCCTGGCCGAAGCGGAAAAAGAAGGAAAGATCAACGTCGCCTGGGACGGCAAAGCGGACAACTACAGCCGCCTCCCGGCGCCCGGCGAAGCCACCCTGAACGACGATGCGGCCTACGCCTATTACGCCTCGAACGAAACGATCCAGGGCGTGCAGTTCCCCACAGAACCGGTCACCAAGGCCCCGCTTGTCTGCGATGCGTCGTCGGACTTCATGTGCCGCCCGCTGCCGATCGACCAGTACGGTATCCTTTATGCCTGCGCCCAGAAGAACGCCGGTCCCGCCGGCGTCACGGTCCTGATCATTCGCGACGACCTGCTGGAACGCAGCCGCGATGAGCTGCCGGGCTACCTGAATTTCAAACTGCACGCCGAGAACGATTCGCTCTGGAACACCCCGCCGACCTTTGGCATTTATGTGGTCGGCCTGGTCGCCAAATGGCTGAAGAACGAAGTCGGCGGCCTGGATAAAATGCTGGAGCGGAACCGCCTGAAATCGTCCATGCTGTACGACGTGATCGACAACAGCAACGGCTTTTACGAGGGGCACGCCCAGCCCGACTGCCGGTCGCTGATGAACGTCACCTTCCGGCTGCCGAACGAAACGCTGGAGAAAGCGTTCAACGACGAGTCGGAAAAACAGCAACTGGCCAGCCTGAAGGGCCACCGCAGCGTTGGCGGCATTCGCGCTTCGATCTATAACGCCATGCCGGTCGAAGGCGTGGAAGCACTCGCCCAGTTCATGCGGGACTTTGCTTCGCGCAACGGATAA
- a CDS encoding methylated-DNA--[protein]-cysteine S-methyltransferase, whose translation MNGELLWLDSLETPTGRVLVVTDQKDRLRAVDWDDYRPRMERLLLRYGGNDELQEREPPGESAACRAIRAYFAGDLQACDALDLAVQGTEFQQAVWRELRAIPPGQTLSYGELATRIGRPGAARAVGMANGSNPTPIVAPCHRVIGANASLTGFGGGLERKRWLLAHEQAVPVAR comes from the coding sequence ATGAACGGCGAACTACTGTGGCTCGACAGCCTGGAAACTCCCACGGGTCGCGTGCTGGTCGTGACGGACCAGAAAGATCGCTTGCGCGCGGTTGACTGGGACGACTACCGTCCGCGCATGGAGCGATTGCTGCTGCGTTACGGCGGAAACGATGAGCTGCAGGAACGTGAGCCGCCGGGAGAATCGGCGGCCTGCCGGGCAATCCGGGCGTACTTTGCCGGCGACCTGCAGGCGTGCGACGCGCTGGACCTTGCCGTGCAGGGGACGGAATTCCAGCAAGCGGTCTGGCGAGAGCTGCGGGCGATTCCGCCGGGACAGACGCTCAGCTATGGCGAACTGGCGACGCGGATCGGCCGGCCTGGCGCCGCGCGGGCGGTAGGGATGGCGAACGGTTCCAACCCCACGCCGATTGTGGCGCCGTGCCATCGGGTGATCGGCGCCAATGCCTCGCTGACCGGGTTCGGCGGCGGGCTGGAACGGAAACGCTGGCTACTGGCGCACGAGCAGGCCGTGCCGGTTGCTCGGTAG
- the serA gene encoding phosphoglycerate dehydrogenase has protein sequence MPRVLVLDPISQDGLDLLDAAPGIEYEIRTKLAGEDLRQALAEFDGAVCRSGVKITAESMAGNKRLKAIVRAGVGTDNIDKNAATRAGIVVMNTPTGNTISTAEHAFTLMLALSRNVAAANQSLIEGRWDRKEYMGAQLAGKTLGVVGVGRIGVEVAKRAQAFQMKVIGFDPFLTAERAAELHIEKADSVEDLLKQIDYLTVHTPGGTETKDLISMESLEIIKPGARLINCARGGIYNEAALVAGLKSGKLAGVALDVFEEEPCTNSPLFGMPGVTCTPHLGASTEEAQTQVAIEACQLLVNYLTTGEIRHAVNVASIDPKTLASMRGFINAAYRLGLLLAQWHGGAFSSCTLNYRGEVTQKDTKLLTSAFCAGLLEKALDDEANIVNAEVLLRERGAKLVAQSQSEMGAFTSSMTVEVSGDGKTHTAGVTLFGNNMPRLIRLNDYRLESYLDGFLAVFTHDDVPGIIGRVGTALGRHSVNIAQMAVGRAGESPGGKAIGVLNLDSMPPQEALDEMVAEPGVNSVQVIELPPAGQEPPWLQ, from the coding sequence ATGCCTCGCGTGCTTGTGCTTGACCCCATTTCCCAAGACGGACTAGATCTGCTCGACGCCGCCCCCGGCATTGAGTACGAGATCCGCACCAAACTGGCCGGCGAAGACCTCCGCCAGGCATTGGCGGAATTTGACGGCGCCGTCTGCCGCAGCGGCGTGAAGATCACCGCCGAGTCGATGGCCGGCAACAAACGCCTGAAAGCGATCGTGCGCGCCGGCGTCGGCACCGACAACATCGACAAGAACGCCGCCACCCGCGCCGGCATTGTGGTGATGAACACCCCCACCGGTAATACGATCAGCACGGCGGAGCACGCCTTTACCCTGATGCTGGCCCTGTCGCGGAACGTGGCCGCCGCCAACCAGAGCCTGATCGAAGGCCGCTGGGATCGCAAAGAATACATGGGCGCCCAGCTCGCCGGCAAAACGCTGGGCGTGGTCGGCGTGGGACGCATCGGCGTGGAAGTGGCCAAACGGGCGCAGGCCTTTCAAATGAAGGTCATCGGCTTCGATCCGTTTCTGACCGCCGAACGCGCGGCTGAACTGCATATCGAAAAGGCCGACTCGGTCGAAGACCTGCTCAAGCAGATCGATTACCTGACCGTCCATACGCCCGGCGGCACGGAAACCAAAGACCTCATCAGCATGGAGTCGCTGGAGATTATCAAACCGGGCGCCCGGCTGATCAACTGCGCCCGCGGCGGCATCTATAACGAAGCGGCCCTGGTCGCCGGTCTCAAGTCGGGCAAGCTGGCCGGCGTGGCGCTTGATGTGTTTGAAGAAGAGCCCTGCACCAACAGTCCCTTGTTCGGCATGCCCGGCGTCACCTGCACGCCCCACCTGGGCGCCAGCACCGAAGAAGCCCAGACGCAGGTCGCCATTGAAGCCTGCCAGTTGCTGGTCAACTACCTCACCACCGGCGAGATTCGCCATGCGGTGAACGTCGCGTCGATTGACCCCAAAACACTCGCCTCCATGCGTGGATTCATCAACGCCGCCTATCGGCTGGGACTGCTGCTGGCCCAGTGGCACGGCGGCGCCTTTTCCAGCTGCACGCTCAACTATCGCGGCGAAGTCACCCAGAAAGACACCAAGCTGCTCACCTCGGCCTTCTGCGCCGGCCTGCTGGAAAAAGCGCTCGACGACGAAGCGAACATCGTCAACGCCGAAGTCCTACTGCGGGAACGGGGGGCCAAACTGGTCGCCCAGTCGCAAAGTGAAATGGGCGCGTTTACCTCGTCGATGACGGTCGAAGTGTCGGGCGACGGCAAGACGCACACCGCCGGCGTGACCCTGTTCGGCAACAACATGCCCCGTCTGATCCGGCTGAACGACTACCGCCTGGAGTCGTACCTGGACGGGTTCCTGGCCGTCTTCACGCACGACGACGTGCCCGGCATCATCGGTCGTGTCGGCACCGCTTTGGGCCGGCACAGCGTCAACATCGCCCAGATGGCGGTCGGCCGCGCCGGCGAATCTCCCGGCGGCAAAGCGATCGGCGTGCTCAACCTGGACAGCATGCCCCCGCAGGAAGCCCTGGACGAAATGGTCGCCGAACCTGGCGTCAACAGCGTCCAGGTCATCGAACTTCCGCCCGCCGGCCAGGAACCGCCGTGGCTGCAGTAG
- a CDS encoding DUF1501 domain-containing protein — protein sequence MTPSPLLQQTRRHFFQDCGVGVGKIALASLLAEGAGRQLLAAPGNPHEAGQTTDDNPTAPRPPHFPAKAKRVIYLFMAGAPSQLDLFDYKPELVQLEGKPIPPSVIQGQRYAFIQPDAAVLAPRFPFARHGDSGAQISSALPHLAKVVDEISLVRSMHTDLFNHAPAQLLVNTGNGVPGRPSMGSWLSYGLGSEANDLPSFIVLKSGGALSGGAAMWNSGFLPSLHQGVPFRSQGDPILHVSSPPGVDGAAQRSSLDLIRELNKAQFAQVGDPEIATRINAYEMAFRMQARAPELMDMSQETQATLDLYGARPGDGKAAFANNCLLARRLAQRGVRFVQVYHGGWDHHSNVEGGLRSQCGQTDQACAALLQDLKQQGMLEDTLVVWGGEFGRTPMVESSAALGRSLGRDHHPQAYTMWLAGGGIRAGASIGRTDDLGFHVIEDGVHVHDLQATLLHCLGLDHKKLNFRFRGLDVRLTGVEEHHVVKKLLA from the coding sequence ATGACTCCCTCGCCCTTGTTACAGCAAACGCGCCGGCACTTTTTTCAAGACTGCGGCGTGGGCGTCGGCAAGATCGCCCTGGCCTCGTTACTGGCCGAAGGAGCCGGGCGGCAACTGCTGGCGGCGCCAGGCAATCCGCACGAGGCGGGCCAGACGACCGACGACAATCCAACGGCTCCGCGGCCGCCGCACTTTCCGGCGAAGGCCAAACGGGTGATCTACCTGTTCATGGCCGGCGCTCCCAGCCAGCTGGACCTGTTTGATTACAAGCCGGAGCTCGTCCAGCTGGAAGGGAAGCCGATCCCGCCGTCGGTCATTCAGGGGCAGCGTTATGCGTTCATCCAGCCCGATGCGGCCGTGCTGGCTCCGCGGTTTCCGTTCGCCCGGCATGGGGACAGCGGCGCGCAGATCTCGTCGGCCCTGCCGCACCTGGCGAAGGTCGTAGATGAGATCTCGCTGGTGCGGTCGATGCATACCGACCTGTTCAATCATGCTCCGGCCCAGTTGCTGGTCAACACCGGCAACGGCGTGCCGGGACGTCCCAGCATGGGCTCCTGGCTGAGTTATGGCCTGGGCAGCGAGGCGAACGACTTGCCTTCGTTCATCGTCCTGAAAAGCGGCGGGGCGCTCAGCGGCGGCGCGGCGATGTGGAACTCGGGCTTTCTGCCGTCGCTGCACCAGGGCGTGCCGTTCCGCAGCCAGGGGGATCCGATCCTGCATGTCTCTTCGCCGCCGGGCGTGGATGGCGCCGCGCAGCGGTCGTCGCTCGATTTGATTCGTGAGCTGAACAAGGCGCAGTTCGCCCAGGTGGGTGATCCGGAAATCGCCACGCGGATCAACGCGTATGAAATGGCGTTCCGCATGCAGGCCAGGGCGCCAGAGCTGATGGACATGTCGCAGGAAACGCAAGCGACGCTGGACCTGTACGGGGCCAGGCCGGGCGACGGCAAAGCGGCCTTTGCCAACAACTGCCTGCTGGCCCGCCGCCTGGCGCAGCGCGGCGTGCGGTTTGTGCAGGTGTACCACGGCGGCTGGGATCACCACAGCAACGTCGAAGGCGGCCTGCGCTCGCAATGCGGCCAGACGGACCAGGCCTGCGCGGCCTTGCTGCAGGACCTGAAGCAGCAAGGGATGCTGGAAGATACGCTGGTGGTCTGGGGCGGAGAGTTCGGCCGTACGCCGATGGTCGAGTCTAGCGCCGCGCTCGGCCGCAGTCTGGGCCGCGACCATCATCCGCAGGCCTACACCATGTGGCTGGCCGGCGGCGGCATCCGCGCCGGCGCTTCGATAGGGCGGACCGACGACCTGGGCTTCCACGTGATTGAAGACGGCGTCCATGTGCATGACCTGCAGGCGACCCTGCTGCATTGCCTGGGCCTGGATCACAAGAAACTAAACTTCCGTTTCCGCGGTCTCGACGTGCGTTTGACGGGGGTCGAAGAACATCACGTCGTAAAGAAACTGCTGGCCTGA
- a CDS encoding MBL fold metallo-hydrolase codes for MLERKHLFPNVIELNFQAGHIIGCNVYLIYSNDEWILIDIGYEDSVEEIVELIRSMDFPLSQCKTLVATHADVDHIQGLAKAKQVLRTTVTAHPKAAGPLAVGDKIRTFAEIDAQDIHLDMPPVTVDLLIEDGDTLKVGDLELEVWLTPGHTDSQLAFRMGDILFSGDNIYRDGCVGAIDAHHGSDLPDFIASLQRIRASDVKWLLPSHGPIFRKENDLLDRAIGRLEGYLHMADFGTCAIDWPLMDEWEHEIAEGKRPTD; via the coding sequence ATGTTGGAGCGGAAGCACCTCTTTCCCAACGTTATTGAATTAAACTTTCAGGCGGGCCATATCATCGGCTGCAACGTCTATTTGATTTACTCCAACGACGAATGGATTTTGATTGATATTGGTTACGAAGACTCCGTCGAGGAGATCGTCGAACTGATTCGCTCAATGGACTTTCCCCTGTCGCAATGCAAAACGCTCGTCGCTACTCATGCCGATGTCGACCATATCCAGGGTCTGGCAAAAGCGAAGCAGGTGCTGCGGACGACGGTCACCGCCCATCCCAAAGCGGCCGGGCCGCTGGCGGTCGGCGACAAAATTCGCACCTTCGCTGAGATTGACGCACAAGATATCCACCTCGACATGCCGCCTGTCACGGTCGATCTGCTGATCGAAGACGGCGACACGCTGAAAGTGGGCGACCTGGAACTTGAGGTCTGGCTGACGCCCGGCCATACCGACAGCCAGCTGGCCTTTCGCATGGGCGACATTCTGTTCAGCGGCGACAACATTTACCGGGACGGCTGCGTGGGAGCGATCGACGCCCACCACGGCAGCGACCTGCCCGACTTTATCGCCTCCCTGCAGCGGATCAGGGCCAGCGATGTGAAATGGCTGCTCCCCAGCCATGGACCCATTTTCCGCAAAGAGAACGACCTGCTCGATCGGGCCATCGGACGCCTGGAAGGCTATTTGCACATGGCCGATTTCGGCACCTGCGCGATTGACTGGCCGCTGATGGACGAGTGGGAACACGAAATCGCCGAAGGAAAACGACCGACCGACTAG
- the rimO gene encoding 30S ribosomal protein S12 methylthiotransferase RimO, which yields MTLLPIIDDSPAPQPTPRAPQDGTSKGSYAFVSLGCPKNLVDSERMLGLLQLKGYELVADPDGSDFVVVNTCGFIERARDESFAAVDEMLQLKKDGRIKGVIVSGCLAERQKESLLEERPEIDALVGVFGREEITKVADRLLGNLEEQRSVFKPAPIRALPDRDRLRITPRHFSYLKISEGCDRLCTFCAIPKMRGKHATKPMEEILAEARQLADSGVRELIIVAQDTTYYGMDLYGEPRLTELLAELDKVDGLDWIRLMYFYPMYIDDRLIETIASSRRILPYLDMPLQHINNTMLRRMSRRVSREETESLLVKLRSGIPNLTMRTTFITGFPGETDAQFEELVDFVAEQRFERAGVFTYSLEGDTPAALIDGHLPEEVKNERRDRLMAVQQPIAFEHAQSQIGKKIEIILDQPAPGQKFAFIGRTLADAPDVDSVAYVTGTKKQRLKPGDIVSAEVVAAQDYDLIAAAVGKPH from the coding sequence ATGACTTTACTTCCCATTATCGATGACTCGCCGGCCCCCCAGCCGACCCCCAGAGCCCCGCAGGACGGGACTTCCAAAGGCAGCTACGCGTTTGTCAGCCTGGGCTGCCCCAAGAACCTGGTGGATAGCGAGCGGATGCTGGGACTGCTGCAGCTCAAGGGTTACGAGCTGGTCGCGGATCCGGACGGCTCGGATTTTGTCGTCGTCAATACGTGCGGTTTTATCGAACGCGCGCGGGACGAATCGTTTGCCGCGGTCGACGAAATGCTCCAGCTGAAAAAAGACGGCCGCATCAAAGGCGTCATCGTTTCCGGCTGCCTGGCCGAACGCCAGAAAGAATCGCTGCTGGAAGAACGGCCCGAAATCGACGCCCTGGTCGGCGTGTTCGGCCGCGAAGAAATCACCAAGGTCGCCGACCGGCTGCTGGGTAATCTCGAAGAACAACGCAGCGTGTTCAAACCGGCCCCCATCCGGGCGCTGCCGGATCGCGATCGCCTGCGCATCACCCCGCGGCATTTCAGCTATCTGAAAATTTCCGAAGGCTGCGATCGGCTGTGCACCTTTTGTGCGATCCCCAAAATGCGCGGCAAGCACGCGACCAAGCCGATGGAAGAGATCCTGGCCGAAGCCCGGCAACTGGCCGATTCGGGCGTGCGGGAGCTGATCATTGTCGCCCAGGACACCACTTATTACGGGATGGACCTGTACGGCGAACCGCGTCTGACGGAACTGCTGGCCGAGCTCGACAAAGTCGACGGCCTGGACTGGATCCGCCTGATGTACTTTTATCCGATGTATATCGACGATCGCCTGATTGAAACAATCGCCAGCAGCCGCCGGATTCTGCCGTACCTCGACATGCCGCTGCAGCATATCAACAACACCATGCTCCGCCGCATGTCCCGCCGCGTCTCGCGCGAAGAGACAGAGAGCTTGCTGGTCAAACTGCGCAGCGGCATCCCCAACCTGACCATGCGGACCACGTTCATCACCGGCTTCCCCGGTGAAACCGACGCCCAGTTTGAAGAGCTGGTCGACTTTGTCGCCGAACAACGTTTCGAAAGGGCGGGCGTGTTCACCTACTCCCTGGAAGGTGATACGCCGGCCGCTTTGATCGACGGTCACCTGCCGGAAGAAGTCAAAAACGAACGCCGCGATCGCCTGATGGCGGTGCAGCAACCGATTGCCTTTGAGCACGCCCAAAGCCAGATCGGCAAAAAGATCGAGATCATCCTGGACCAGCCAGCCCCCGGCCAGAAGTTCGCCTTTATCGGCCGCACCCTGGCCGACGCCCCCGATGTCGACTCCGTGGCCTACGTGACAGGCACCAAAAAGCAGCGACTCAAGCCGGGCGACATTGTCTCGGCCGAAGTCGTCGCCGCCCAGGATTACGACCTGATCGCCGCCGCCGTCGGCAAGCCGCACTAA